One Onthophagus taurus isolate NC chromosome 11, IU_Otau_3.0, whole genome shotgun sequence genomic window carries:
- the LOC111414811 gene encoding ankyrin repeat and BTB/POZ domain-containing protein 2 isoform X2, with translation MRCHKNCSCILCLELTGCEANILDQKHDTNFILSSKQQQQTEAKSYTFFGMDGPVRMQEEDKNQEESIKPYISEEKKVGETISNLHKSIIYVDDQENCEKVVANELIDQETSLTSVQKSNIVNVLFKNTYSYATQLINDVQLPDCYSDTGSDDFPLGIEAYIYNKISFKRLSNNSKGEHPVDVPQDNQNKDHQIPSSTKICSSHDNHGSPERMVSPKRKLDHFPHLYVANNVKTSSFSEQTDKNTTTKCLIDSHYGNSSGNMVPERDTGPKVEPIINNNHRLVVARPHHHVSVQELRLQRAQCNSSSDENRSSGHASMSDASNNGSPKGIPNCPERLNSGVVQKPVRTRTNGQHNRSRHRATPAKLQVPWTGNGGLEDIKLALQQLTMRSHTSTSTYSSVSAGSESSEPAMRRLMRHSSLETINTNITNADEFVWVDSHNRLVELQHLPWTNHCILRVLQTGRCRDHMSRVSVETIPRLSYLLQRALVRIGRETQRLASNLGICTKHDITLSFRIVLCPPLADSCIKACLRAAAMLSMSGDCTLRQSKSSRAGLQMHVGRFHRWMTDVKLARFIHEYAAVYLCAGLENLLEEILMQCLPSDSDVTLTATLLEHAIANNGDLWGLLQPYAHLNAGRIASGALALPRWASVSSVGSSRDSGRGSGPPEPSLMTTCVGSLNELQDLISRMQPRIPLCPRAVRALFYFMRCSQLEHGEQGGSSVQELCYERAYVVLPPLVEWLRVATAHGEHRYAAILDKDDIMQAARLLLPGVDCPVRPFGEEAVRVRRLTGCEDDHIEATRQIHVELAFRLMLTGRPELIQQAIPLLPSSTRLDTLDQQGHTALMLATLNNDDITLTALLDAGASVDAETPPSATPGFSAINGETQHWTALSYAAAKGHVRCARLLLERGASVEGGAQLSEDKCTLTPLQLACSSGSNDLVSLLLINGAHPFLSTQIKDSLCYSQSAQRGCYSAISVAAAHGQRSLLQKLLSQPMTSVNKEVLSLEEMLAEGAATNRSSPSNATPEFSKTQIKSLQEAMYHSAENNHLDITVEIRSLGIPWTLHCWMHSLSAAHEARLDCVIDQLLQDFLQVCPDDYSSQFVQECLPLLFNIFRYSKKEGTTLLLADIFSTCFGWEPIKPIKECTLSNPSSSRIDPKYVNNPELSDVTFRVEGRLFYAHKIVLVTASPRLRAMLSSKLCEGGLPTVQINDIRYHIFQIVMQFLYQGGCQTLEPAPEDVLELMAAANFFQLDGLLRYCESRCAAMLALDNVVSMYIHAKVYNAMQLLEYCQGFLLQNMVALLTYDDSVKRLLFAKKLPNHDVLTGLLHTLQNRIQNRRGQSSKMQSSVLK, from the exons ATGCGTTGCCACAAAAATTGCTCTTGCATCCTGTGTTTAGAACTAACAGGTTGCGAGGCGAACATACTCGACCAGAAACACGACACCAATTTTATTCTATCGTCGaagcaacaacaacaaacGGAAGCCAAAAGTTACACGTTCTTCGGCATGGACGGACCAGTGCGGATGCAGGAAGAAGACAAAAACCAAGAAGAATCAATAAAACCATATATATCTGAAGAGAAGAAAGTTGGTGAGACGATttcaaatttacataaatCGATCATTTACGTTGATGATCAAGAAAATTGCGAAAAAGTGGTCGCAAATGAATTAATCGACCAAGAAACTAGTTTAACTTCGGTTCAAAAGAGTAACATCGTAAAcgttctatttaaaaacactTATAGTTACGCAACGCAACTTATAAATGATGTTCAACTTCCGGATTGTTACAGCGACACAGGTTCCGATGATTTCCCATTGGGAATTGAAGCTTACATCtacaataaaataagtttcaagCG ATTATCAAACAACTCTAAAGGTGAACATCCGGTTGATGTGCCCCAAGATAACCAAAATAAAGACCATCAAATTCCCAGTTCAACTAAAATCTGTTCCTCCCACGATAATCACGGTTCTCCCGAAAGAATGGTGTCCCCGAAACGAAAACTGGACCACTTTCCACATCTTTACGTGGCGAACAACGTAAAAACTTCATCGTTTAGCGAACAAACCGACAAAAATACCACCACAAAATGTCTTATTGATTCTCATTATGGGAATAGTTCAGGAAATATGGTTCCAGAAAGAGATACTGGACCGAAAGTTGAACCCATCATCAACAACAATCATAGATTAGTCGTAGCTCGACCACATCACCATGTTAGCGTTCAAGAACTTCGACTACAACGTGCGCAATGTAACAGTTCATCAGATGAAAATCGATCTTCGGGACACGCATCCATGTCAGATGCTAGTAATAATGGATCTCCGAAAGGTATTCCTAATTGTCCGGAACGTTTAAATAGTGGGGTTGTGCAAAAACCGGTGCGAACAAGAACTAATGGTCAACATAATCGATCTAGACATCGTGCAACACCGGCAAAA cTTCAAGTACCATGGACAGGAAATGGTGGATTAGAAGATATAAAACTCGCACTTCAACAATTAACAATGCGCTCGCATACCTCCACAAGCACATACTCTAGCGTAAGTGCCGGTTCAGAATCTTCAGAACCAGCCATGAGACGTTTAATGAGACACTCTTCATTAGAAACAATTAACACCAACATAACAAATGCCGATGAATTCGTTTGGGTCGATTCCCACAACAGACTCGTTGAACTCCAACATTTACCATGGACGAATCATTGCATCTTAAGGGTTTTGCAAACCGGAAGATGTCGCGATCATATGTCTAGAGTTAGTGTTGAAACAATTCCAAGATTATCGTATTTATTACAACGCGCTTTAGTTAGAATCGGAAGGGAAACGCAAAGATTAGCTTCAAATCTCGGGATATGCACTAAACACGATATTACATTATCATTTAGAATCGTTCTTTGCCCACCTTTAGCTGACTCTTGTATCAAAGCTTGTTTAAGAGCAGCTGCTATGTTATCAATGTCCGGAGATTGTACTTTAAGGCAAAGTAAATCTTCGAGAGCTGGGCTTCAAATGCATGTGGGGAGATTTCATCGCTGGATGACAGATGTTAAATTAGCTAGATTTATTCATGAGTATGCAGCCGTTTATCTTTGCGCTGGATTAGAAAACTTGCTAGAAGAAATTCTAATGCAATGTTTACCATCTGATTCGGATGTTACACTTACTGCAACTCTTCTAGAACATGCCATTGCTAATAATGGAGATTTATGGGGGTTACTCCAACCTTACGCTCATTTAAATGCGGGAAGGATCGCTTCag GTGCTTTGGCTTTACCAAGATGGGCTTCAGTATCTAGTGTGGGTTCCAGTAGGGATTCAGGGAGAGGATCAGGTCCTCCTGAACCATCTTTAATGACGACTTGTGTAGGATCTTTGAATGAACTTCAAGATCTTATTAGCAGGATGCAGCCAAGAATTCCTTTGTGCCCAAGAGCTGTTCGggcattgttttattttatgaggtGTTCACAACTTGAACATGGGGAACAAGGGGGAAGCTCTGTACAA GAATTATGTTATGAAAGAGCATATGTTGTACTTCCTCCATTAGTTGAATGGCTTCGCGTTGCAACTGCCCATGGGGAACATAGATATGCAGCTATTTTAGATAAAGATGATATCATGCAAGCAGCCCGATTACTTCTACCAGGAGTTGATTGTCCAGTAAGACCGTTTGGTGAAGAAGCAGTTCGAGTTAGACGTTTAACCGGATGCGAAGATGATCACATTGAAGCAACAAGACAAATACAC gTTGAGTTAGCTTTTAGATTAATGTTAACTGGACGACCAGAACTCATCCAACAAGCCATACCTTTACTACCTTCTTCAACAAGACTTGATACATTAGACCAACAAGGACATACAGCTTTAATGTTGGCCACTTTAAACAATGATGATATTACATTAACT GCTTTATTAGATGCTGGTGCTTCAGTTGACGCGGAAACCCCGCCAAGTGCAACACCCGGTTTTTCAGCAATAAATGGGGAGACTCAACATTGGACAGCCCTTTCATATGCAGCGGCAAAAGGACATGTTCGATGCGCCAGATTGTTGCTAGAAAGAGGTGCTAGTGTTGAAGGGGGAGCACAATTATCAGAAGATAAATGCACTTTAACTCCTTTACAA ctTGCGTGTAGCAGTGGAAGTAACGACCTTGTTTCTCTTCTCTTAATAAACGGAGCTCATCCCTTTTTATCAACCCAAATAAAAGACAGTTTGTGTTATTCACAATCTGCTCAAAGAGGTTGTTATAGTGCCATATCTGTAGCTGCAGCACACGGTCAAAGAAGTTTATTGCAAAAGTTGTTATCGCAACCAATGACTTCTGTAAATAAAGAGGTTTTATCGCTTGAAGAGATGTTGGCGGAAGGTGCCGCGACAAATCGATCGAGTCCTTCAAATGCCACCCCAGAATTTAGCAAAACCCAAATCAAATCATTACAAGAAGCCATGTATCATAGCGCAGAAAATAATCATCTCGATATTACAGTTGAAATTAGATCTTTGGGAATCCCATGGACTTTACATTGTTGGATGCATTCTTTAAGCGCGGCTCATGAAGCTCGATTAGATTGCGTTATTGATCAGCTTTTACAAGATTTTTTACAAGTTTGTCCTGATGATTATAGTTCGCAATTTGTACAAGAATGTTTACcattactttttaatatatttagatATAGCAAA aaggAAGGAACAACTTTATTATTGGCAGATATTTTCTCGACGTGTTTCGGATGGGAACCAATTAAACCCATCAAAGAATGCACACTTTCGAATCCATCAAGTTCTAGAATCGATCCgaaatatgttaataaccCCGAGTTAAGCGACGTTACATTTCGCGTTGAAGGAAGATTATTTTACGCGCACAAAATCGTTTTGGTGACGGCAAGTCCAAGATTAAGAGCGATGTTAAGTTCGAAATTATGTGAAGGTGGACTTCCAACTGTGCAAATTAATGATATTCGATATCATATTTtccaa atTGTAATGCAATTTTTGTATCAAGGAGGTTGCCAGACTTTGGAACCTGCCCCTGAAGATGTATTGGAGTTAATGGCAGCAGCAAATTTTTTTCAGTTAGATGGTCTTTTAAGATATTGCGAGAGCAGATGTGCCGCGATGTTAGCTTTGGATAATGTTGTTTCGATGTATATTCACGCAAAAGTTTATAACGCTATGCAATTATTAGAATATTGCCAAGGgtttttattgcaaaatatGGTTGCACTACTTACTTATGACGATTCGGTAAAAAGACTACTTTTTGCTAAAAAGCTGCCGAATCACGATGTTTTAACAGGATTACTTCACACCTTACAGAATCGGATACAAAATCGAAGAGGTCAAAGTTCCAAAATGCAATCGagcgttttaaaataa